The Neurospora crassa OR74A linkage group V, whole genome shotgun sequence sequence GGCGCTGTCGCAGGCGGAGGCTTTGcgggaggagatgaagacTTTGGAGGCGCCAGCTTGAAGAAGGCTATAGGGGTGGGCGGGATCAATCAGTTAACGTTTTGTGGGACTTTTTGAGTGGATGAGTTATGGTTTGGGGAGTTGGTCGGGCAAGGAGAGACCTGTAAGAAGGATATAGTTGTAAAGAGACTGAAGAAGCAACATGGAAGTTGTTGTAATTTGATGTTGGTTATGAAGTTTAAAACTGAGAATATCTTACGCAGAAGCAGCACTCAGACCCAATCCTCTTGAACCGCCCGTCACGACAGCAACCTTGCCCTTGAcagagaagagggaagggaaatCATTAAGCTGAGCGTCCGCCATTGTGAATGttgtctctttctttctttcgttcgataggtaaaaaaaaacaagagaaACCTAAAGAACAGTTAAAAATGATAACTtttgggggaaaaaaaggtcAATAAGTTGATGTCACATATAATGTTTGAATTGAAGATCTAAAACCCGTACGTGGTGCCCTGGAACGGGACGTGGGTCGCTTTTTGACATCGGACAGTTTACCCCCTGTACTACTTGGTGTGCGGGGGAGAGACAGCTCGGTAGTGAGAGCCGAGGCTCTGGGGCCCCGCACTATGTTCACGCAGTAGATCGCCTCGCTTCGCTTCCACACTACCTATCGGGAATCGGCACCTTCGTCGCCTTCGCCAGCTCCAAGTATTGAGTTTGAAAAATAACATCATCTTCGAGTCTATGGTGAGAATGTGGCTGAATTAGGTTAAGGTTTGATTTCGGTctgaaggggaagaaaaaaaaacattcATGATGTGATGTATCGACAGCAGATTACTTAGTTTGTCCTTGGTAGGCACAGAAtcggaagatggaagagtACAAATTTCACAGTGCACTGCTAACCCGAATTTCAATGGTGTATTGCGAAAGAGATCGGGTTTGTGGAATAGCTGTCGTCTACAGTTGACCGCGCGACACCTCAGTTACACTCGTTCTTGTCCAAAGAAGGACCCGAATTGATCATCAAGTCTAAAGGTACGCTAGATACATCACTGCCGCTACTTGAATTGAGTAATATCTGTGCAACTCACCGTAATAATACATCCACTCAACAACGATCAAGTTTGGAGAGGAATTGCTCGCTCCGGCGCATGTTCCGGGTGGTGTGCAGGACTGCCAGCATCGTTGTTGGCCGTTTGCTCGGCTTGATCTCCCTGCTGCTGGATCCCTTGctcgttggcggcggcggcggctgcagctgctgctgctgcttctgccgctgccgctgccgcagCTTCTTGCCTTTCTCTCCGCTCACGCTCAGCACGCTCATGCGCTTCGAGCTGTGCAATATGCCTCTCAGCCACCCCAGGAGCGATACTAGCCAGAAACAAGAGGCCGGCTCTTTCAATGCGGCGGAAGAAATTGACCAAGTGGACGGCCCCAGCATTGTCGATATCTCGGCGCTCGTGTAATCCGACAAGACCCACGCCAGGCTCACCATTCGCGCCcgcaggtggtggtgcttgaGGTTGCGGAACATGCTGGCGTCGCTGCTGATTCGGGCCAGCCATATGAAGTAGTCCATCAAGATGTTGTCTGATTGGCCCAAGAGCTTGATTGGCAAATCGATTCAGGAAACCCGCGTTCATGACGAGGACGCCAGCAGCCAGGGCCGCCATGGTAAATACTCGAGTCCAAGAAGAGTCGTTAGACGTAAACCACCATATGAAGAAGATCAACCTGATGACCAGCCATATATGAGGCCACGCTGCAGCAACCAATGCGGCGGCTCCGACGGCGTTGTTTGGGTGTCCTATTCCATGTCCAACAGCTCGATGACCGATCCTGATCCTCACCTGCACCGGTTGGTGTTGCCCTTGTGGTCTCTGTGGCTGGTTTTGGACTGGTGGTGCCGTGTGTAATGGAGGGTAGTTGAGCGCAGCTGGTTGAACAACTCCGGGGTACAACAAGGGTGGCTGCGGGAGGGTAAAGGCACGATGGCTCTGGAACGTTCCTGGTGTGGCGTACAGCTCCGATCCGTTCTTGACCAGAAGACCTCTTGGGCCAGTGGGAGAGGAAAGAATATACACCTCCGCTCGTTCTCTCTGCGGTGGGGACTGTGGGTGAGGCACTGTAGCTGGTCCGTTCGTTGGATCAGAGGTTGATATCCCGGCTGCAGGACCGGTCATATGTTGGTAGATGTTTCGAATCTGTTCATCTGTAGCTGGTGCTACTGCTGAAGGAGCCAAATTGCGCAAAGCGTCAATCCGGGCTTGCGTCCGCTGTACGTCAGCACGCCAATCGTTCTGTGATGAGGCGTCCTGCTGCGTTATCCTTTGCTCCCTAAGAACAGTTTGGCTTGAAACCGGTGCGGGTTGAAAGGAGGCAGTAGGGCCAGACgggtggtggttggaggTTCTGACCACGAGATGGAGAGGCTGTTGGTCGCCTGTGCGAAGCTGTTGACATGGCAGATTCGTCAGCCCATGTTCCCCCAATCTGTGTGCCATTGACGAAGGTGTGCTTACCTTGTCTTCACCAAAAACATCTAGTAAGGTATCACTCTCGCGGGCGAGCAATCGGCCTTGGTGGATGATGCGCTGCTCGTCATGAGCCGGGTGCATTGGAAGAACATCGCGGATCTTGTCCTTTAGTTGCCCAACCGTCGTTGCAGCTGGGAGGCCTTGAAAGTCAAGGTCGTCGGGGACGCCTTCGGATGGGGAGACAAAGTGAATATTAACGAGCAGAGGAGCGTCCTCCCCGGTGGTTTCTGGCGCTGTAGGCAAAGACGCTGCCGGCTCTCGGTCATTGGCGGCCATCCTGACTGTCAACGAACTCCTGGCGGGTGGCGATTGGCTCGGATCGGTCGTCTAAGCCAGAAGTATGTAGGGATCGATTGCTTCTTGGAGTCGCTTACGGtgtagctacctctaggtcaACAGGCAACTAGGTAGACTCGGAGATTACAGCAAGCGGATTCCGAAGGCTGGTGTACGATTCTTGCGAAAACAGAGCGCGGCAATCAGACGAATCACGGTTGTGTAAAGAAATGGGAGgggctatattaattcgaagCGCGATTGTAGATGCTAGATTTGTTCTAGATGGGATGACAGTGGTGTTGAGGTGCGAGTTGTGGTACAGGTTGGTTGTCCAGGGCAGCTCCTAGAATAAATTCCACGTTGTCATTCAGACCGCGAGCAGCAGTCTGGGCAGCCAAGGATGTGGTACCTGGCCCCACGTTGAAAGAGGTTGCAGCAGTGCACGAGAAATGGGCTCTCTCTGCAGCATGACCTGGCGTGCTGAAGATATTTTCTTGTACGCGTGCTGCGGAGCCATGCACCCGGCAGGCACTCAGGTACTCGCTATCCCAGCTTCCCCACAAGCACGCAGAACTTTCCATCGTCTTCACTGCGTCTGTCTCTCTGCACTGGCACCCTacgggtaggtaggtacctatgtaggtattatataaagtaacaCGGGGTTTGCTGGCGAGACTTTggggtagaggtaaggtatTTAAGAAGATGCGATCGAGGGACACCGAGGTGAAGCCGTGAGGGGAGATCTGGGGACGGGAAGCTACAAGGTGAGTAAAAGAGGGGACTTGAAACGGTACGGTACAGTACCTTCGTTTCATTACAGGCAGTGCCATGCCCGGGCGGCCGCTGTGCGTCTGGCACGCTTGCGTCATGACGCCCGGGAAAGAGCTTGGTACGATGGAAAActtgatgggatggaaggagATCGCGTGCACATCGCCTCGTTCCATTGCCGTATTTATAGTATCTTCGTTGCCTTTCATCTTACCTAGGTCTGGACATGTCGTCTGTCTGCCCCGTTCACgcatcaaccaccaacatCCCGACACGAGCCGACCACCATATCTCGGTTGGACTCCATCCTCATCCCGGCTAACATTGCGCTCCATCAAAAGTCGAAAGACGGCAACCTGTACGGAGACCCGGGGAAACAGGGGAGGAGATACGGGGTAGGCGCACCATCGCCACCACTCGGACGGCTTCCTCACTGCCCAAGTCCAGACAGATTTCGTTGAATCGCTCTAGGTCAGACGGGCACGACTGGGTCAGATTTTACCCCAACGAATACCACAAAACACCCAACTATCGGGGCCTCTGCTACGACGTTGGCGCATACCAAGGCAGGACACGCGCAGTATCTCGTAGGGCTAGTCTAGAGTAGCCGAATTGTTGCCGCGGACAGCGACGCTTTGATACGTCTGCGGTCGTTGGTGTTTCCACTCGACTCTTTCACAAGCCAGAACATCGTCGACTCTAGCGGCGCCCATAGGTTGTAGGGAAACCCCTAGTAGCAGCCCCAGCGAGCCCCTTCTGCCCCTATTCGGTCAAGGCGGGAGCCCTGAAGGGCGTTCGGGCGACTTGTCCCGGCAGGGGTTGCAGTGCATTGTTGCGGACCCGCTAATTAACGGAAGCGACTTTTTCACTCGTTTCCCACTTTGCCTGTGGCCCTCGCTCGACTAGCCCTGGCTTCTCCGTGTGGTCCCAGCCAACGCTGTCGGCCCTGTCGCTCGTGAAAGACCGTCTTCCTCCCCCCAAGATGGCCTCTTTCCAGCTGGGCCCGGTCTCCGCTCGAGTCCGGGTTTCCACGCTTTCTTCGACAGCTTTCGGGCGGTGTCCGACTTCCACGCGCTTCACCAGACTCGAAATCCCGTTCTCTGCGTCGACACGGGCGCCCCCAGCCCACCAAATGTTTGGCCGACGCTTCTTTTCCAACCACATGCCAAAGCGGCCCAGGATGCAGTGGCACCCCATACCCATTGGCCTGGGCATCGGCCTTCTAGGCGTCATGCAGTTCTACAAAGTCTACACGAGAGACCGGGACGAAAAACGCCAGGCTGCCGTCGAAGGCTCCGAGCCTGGCCAAGCCGGCAAGCCCAAGAAGCGGCGCCGCATCCGGCCGGACGGCCCTTGGTACGTTGACCACGCCGGCTTGCTCAATTTTTTGAGGCGCCACGAGCTAACCACCCGGTGTTTAGGCAGGTTCAGGTCATGTCGACTCTTCCTCTCAAGGCCATGTCCCGTCTTTGGGGCAAGTTCAACGAATTGACCATCCCCTACTATCTCAGAGCTCCCGGTTTCCGTCTATATGCATACTTCTTTGGTGTCAAGTGAGTGAGACCCGGActcctcccttcctctctctctctgtcttgtGCTGACACGTGCGCTCCAGTCTCGATGAAGTCGAAGAACAAGACCTCCACAAGTTCCCCAACCTCGCCGCTTTCTTCTACCGCACTCTCAAGCCCGGTGTCCGCCCCGTGGATCCCAACCACAATGCCCTGGTTTCGCCGTCCGATGGTCGAATACTCCAGTTTGGGCGAATAGAAGGAGGCGATATCGAACAGGTCAAGGGTATGACTTATACTATCGATGCGCTCCTCGGCCAGAACTCTCCAACTCCCAGCATCTCCGGTACGACGCTCCTCGACGAAAGCACCAAGGCGAAATCGGTCAATGGAGACTTTGAGGGCGACGAGGAATTGGTcaagaaggacgaagaaTTTGCCCGCGTCAACGGTATCTCTTACACTCTCCCGGATCTTCTCTCTGGTTCCAAGAAGCATGACAAGCTGTTCAAGCCCAAGGATGAGTCTGTCACCCCTTCCAAGACTTCCGAGACTGAGGTGAGCGCCGAGCTTGCGCTTGGTGAGAAGCCCTGGTACGACGTTCTCTCGGGTGGCGAGCGCCACACTCTCTACTATGCTGTCATCTATCTGGCTCCTGGCGACTATCATCGGTTCCATTCCCCCACGGAGTGGGTTGTCGAGCGCAGACGTCACTTTGCCGGCGAGCTCTTCAGCGTGTCCCCTTACCTACAGCGCACCCTCCCTGGTCTCTTCACCCTGAACGAGCgtgtcgtcctcctcggcagATGGCGTTGGGGCTTCTTCGGCTACGTCCCTGTCGGTGCGACCAATGTCGGCTCTATCAAGATCAACTTCGATCGCGAACTTCGGACCAACAGCTTGACGACCGATACCGCTGCTGATCGGGCTGCGGAGCTTGCGGCGGCCAAGGGCGAGCCTTACCTGGGATATGCTGAGGCCACCTACGAAGCTGCCAGCCCGGTCCTGAAGGGTCATGCTTTGCGCAGAGGTGAGGAGATGGGTGGCTTCCAGCTTGGCAGCACCATCGTCCTTGTCTTTGAGGCGCCCGTTGCCGAGCACGACGAGTCCGGCAAGGTCACCAAGGGATGGACCTGGGACGTCGAGAAGGGGCGGAAGATCAAGATGGGACAGACCTTGGGTCATGTTGCGCTCTAATTTGAGCACATAAAAGAACCCTTAGTACAGTGGGAGGCGTTTGAAGGGACGGAATGATTGAAAACTAGACAAGACTAAGGTGGTGTATTCGGGTTTCGGATCTCTTCAACATGTATCCTTTGACTTTATGCTCTTTATATGATACCCCTTCCCGGGTAGCAATATCTACGTTGCACTCTGTTTCTCATTTTCTTTTCATAGGTATATATCTTTCAAGATTGAAAGCATCAAAAAAGTATTCATAGCATGTGGTTGGGATCTGAAAAGGGCAGATGGATGGACGGGCGCTTATACATAGCTGGGAAAACGAAATATCTGTACCAAACATACACCTCGTGCAACTGTATCTTCAAGAACATCATGATGATGCTGCGTTCCATCACATAGAGGAGTCGTCGTATAAAAGTGAATAAACATGGGCAATACTGTAGAATGAGATAAGTCCACACCCCAACCCCTACCTCGGGAGCCATATTTAGCGGCAAGTATTTTTAGTCTTATTTCCCCGCGCTCTCTCTCTACGTTTCTAGAAATTACCTTGGACTCTCAAAATCAGAGATCCTGACGTTTCATCTCATCCCTCCAAAGTTCAGACCAGGGCCAGGATCAGGACATCGGCTGTCCGGCTCACAACATGGCACGTGCTTTTCAGTTCAACTCTTCTGCTACAGCCGACTTCTAAAGACGAACTGGAAATGCTCCCAACTGAATGATACTTGATGAAAAGAGGGGGTATTCATCATCTCTACTCTAGTCTATTTCTAGTGTAGCAGCATAGCAGGTCGGTCGACCATACCGTGACCATATGAAATCGCTtcgcttctttatttaacaaacacaaacacacacaaaaCTTCCCTTCCTTAGGTCAGGTCCTCCCCTTAAGCAGAACCAAAGGACTTGAACTTCTCCTCCACGGGGCCGAAAGCCTTCTCACCCGCATCACCAGTCTTGCCACCAAAGACAAGTTGAGCGTTGAGCTTCCAGCTCTCGGGGATAGACCACGTCTCGGCGACCTTGGCGTCGATCAGAGGGTTGTAGTGCTGCAGGTTGGCGCCGAGACCCTCGGCCTCGAGAGCGACCCAGAGAGTGTGCTGGAGCATGGCGTCCGACTGCACGGCCCAGACAGGGAAGCGGTCGGCGTAGACGGCGAACTGCTCTTGCATGCCCTTGACGACGGTCTCGTCCTCGAAGAAAAGGATCTGTTTTGGTTGGTAACAAAGGTGTTAGTCagtggagatgatggaaggaaggaaagggggaaTGAAGCATCACGAAAAAGCgggagaaaagaggagaaaaaaaaaaaagaaaaaaaaaaaaagaaaaaaaaagagagagacagaggGGGGAGGATAACATACAGTACCAGCAGCACCCTTGAACATGGCCATCTTGCCAGCCGTGCTAGCGAAGCTGTCCTCGGGAACGATAGCCTTGAGGGTCTCGGTGGTGATGTCCCAGAGCTTCTCGTGCTCGGCGCCGAGGAGAACAACGACACGGTTGCTCTGAGAGTTGAAGGACGAGGGAACGTGCTGAAGAGCCTCCTTGACGATCTCGTTGATGCGCTCGGTGGTCAAAGAACCGAGGTCCTTGGAGAGAGGGTAGTAGGTGCGGCGCTGCTTGATGAGGTCAAGGACCGCGTTGGCAGAGATCTGAGTGGAAGACAtcttggatgatgatgtgtgGATGTTGCTTGTGAAAGTAACGGAaggtttgttgttggtgatgttgtttgTAGTCGAACGAGAGATCGCGGTGAAGGGAGAAAGcgtcttgggcttgggagTCGTGCTTCTTATGAGTCCAGAGGATATGGTGGCTCGAAGTCTACTGGGGGCGAAGTGTCGCATAAGGACGGATAGGATCTAGTGTCAACCCTTGCGATCAAGGGTGGAAACTGTGTTGACGGCGGTTGTTCCCTTGTCTAGACGTGGATGGCAACGGAGGAGAGGGCGGGGCTTTCTGGACGTGGCAGGTTATGGTACGATATGGGTCCTTGTCAACTATTTTTTCGAATTTCTTCGACGTTCCGGATCTCGGTGGAGTGAGCGGTATGGAGTATGGAGCACTCGAGGGATGataaaggaaggggttgAGGTTGTCACTGAAGGTATTCACGTAGGTCCTTTTGGAGGTTTATATCTGTCTCTATTTGAGCGATCTGGATACTGAGCGTGGAGAGGACAGAagcctccatcaccatcgtaGACCACACGATGCCTATCATCACGGATTGGCTTACTAAGTGCACTCATCTCTGGCTACATTACGGATGCCTTCATCTGAGACTCTACCGCAAAGCGAAGAGGGCAGAGATGAAACAAGCATCGTGAATCGCCATCTGTACCTCCTACCCCACACAGCGACGACCGTGGGGCCGGTCAGAAAGAGGGGCTATTCTTGTGTGCAGCGTCCAGCCGACCAGGGTTGgagggggttgttgttggatttTCAAGAGATTTCCAAAAGCTCTGTCAGCCATTAACAATACAACCGGAGACCAAGCTTGACCTACCACCCAATGAGACAACGAGAAGGTTCTATATCGGGGATATTTTGCTCTATCCAGTTAGTACCGCCGGACGCCGAAAGTTTCGTCCATGAGGCTCTGCGGTTATGCGCTCTTACCGCCCTGAGACCGCACAGACATGCTGTCAAACTGCGCCTCGTGTGATGACGAAGGCTGACAAAGCCGACCTTATCattttattaaaagcttAGACAAGCAGAACACGAAAACGGGGTGCTCCCGGAGAGCGGTCAACTCTCAAGGTTGGGGAGGAAGCTCAGAGAGATCATAAACTGCCCAGCCTCATCATATGTCT is a genomic window containing:
- a CDS encoding nitroreductase, encoding MRHFAPSRLRATISSGLIRSTTPKPKTLSPFTAISRSTTNNITNNKPSVTFTSNIHTSSSKMSSTQISANAVLDLIKQRRTYYPLSKDLGSLTTERINEIVKEALQHVPSSFNSQSNRVVVLLGAEHEKLWDITTETLKAIVPEDSFASTAGKMAMFKGAAGTILFFEDETVVKGMQEQFAVYADRFPVWAVQSDAMLQHTLWVALEAEGLGANLQHYNPLIDAKVAETWSIPESWKLNAQLVFGGKTGDAGEKAFGPVEEKFKSFGSA
- a CDS encoding phosphatidylserine decarboxylase proenzyme 1, whose protein sequence is MASFQLGPVSARVRVSTLSSTAFGRCPTSTRFTRLEIPFSASTRAPPAHQMFGRRFFSNHMPKRPRMQWHPIPIGLGIGLLGVMQFYKVYTRDRDEKRQAAVEGSEPGQAGKPKKRRRIRPDGPWQVQVMSTLPLKAMSRLWGKFNELTIPYYLRAPGFRLYAYFFGVNLDEVEEQDLHKFPNLAAFFYRTLKPGVRPVDPNHNALVSPSDGRILQFGRIEGGDIEQVKGMTYTIDALLGQNSPTPSISGTTLLDESTKAKSVNGDFEGDEELVKKDEEFARVNGISYTLPDLLSGSKKHDKLFKPKDESVTPSKTSETEVSAELALGEKPWYDVLSGGERHTLYYAVIYLAPGDYHRFHSPTEWVVERRRHFAGELFSVSPYLQRTLPGLFTLNERVVLLGRWRWGFFGYVPVGATNVGSIKINFDRELRTNSLTTDTAADRAAELAAAKGEPYLGYAEATYEAASPVLKGHALRRGEEMGGFQLGSTIVLVFEAPVAEHDESGKVTKGWTWDVEKGRKIKMGQTLGHVAL